Part of the Anopheles coluzzii chromosome 3, AcolN3, whole genome shotgun sequence genome is shown below.
ACATCTACACCTGCGCCACGGACAAGGTGGTTGGCGTGTGGGATGTACCCACGTGCACGCGCATCCGCAAGCTGAAGGGCCACACACACTTTGTgaacagctgcagcggggcccGCCGTGGACCGACGCTGATCGTGTCCGGGTCCGATGATGCGTCGATCAAAATCTGGGACGCACGCAAGCGGCACGTCGTCAGCACGTTCGACAACACGTACCAGGTGACGGCGGTATGCTTCAACGACACTGCGGAGCAGGTCGTATCGGGTGGGATCGATAACGAGATCAAGGTGTGGGACATCCGGAAGAAGGAGATACTGTACCGGCTGCGGGGCCATACGGACACGGTAACGGGGCTGTCCCTCTCGCCCGACGGGTCGTACGTGCTGAGCAACTCGATGGACAACACGCTGCGCATCTGGGACATCCGGCCGTACGTGCCGGCCGAGCGGTGCGTGAAGGTGTTCACGGGCCATCAGCACAACTTCGAGAAGAACCTGCTCCGCTGCGCCTGGTCACCGGATGGGCTGAAGATTAGTGCCGGCTCGGCGGATCGGTTCGTGTACATCTGGGACACGACGTCACGCCGCATCCTGTACAAGCTGCCCGGGCACAATGGTAGCGTGAATGATATCGATTTCCACCCGACGGAACCGATCATCGTGTCGGGCTCGAGCGACAAAACGCTGTACCTGGGTGAGATAGAAGcttagtagtggtagtagagagagaggatccaagtatgcgtgtgtttgtcATCTTAATATATGTGCATCTATCCCCCCATTGGGGCGGAGACATTGAATCACAAGAGATGCTGGGATTGGATTTATTACGATTCTTCcgtacattttatttattattttgagtAGCATACTAgccgtgtatgtgtggttgtgtgtgttcggtATCGACAAAGAGAATTACTGAATAATCCTGAACGGGAGGGGGGGTTTTGCAGGAAACAAAGAGACATCATTATACGAGAGACAGAGCAGGGTGCATTCGTTGGTAAGTTTGCGGCGCTGCCaacgattattattattattattattattacatcCTACAAATATGCTCCTCCGGCCGCTGACGGGACACACAGCACCGCTTACGCCTCACCGTGGTTGGGATACAGTATATCGTAATGCCCGGGACGGTACAGCAGATAGACGTTCGGCTTAAAGCCGTCCGGGAAATCGTGAGCAATCACCTGGTTCCCATCGCCCCGGTCCATGTACTCGACCCGCACGCCCGCATCCAGCGCCGAGCAGATGGCGATGATGTGAATGTGGTCCGACTCCTTGTACATCGGTTCCACCTCCTGGTGGCAGAACTCCACGATCGTAATGTTCCCGTCGATAAAGTTCTGATAAAAGTCGGCCTTCTCCTGCAGATGGCTCGAGGTGATCAGGCGCAGATACACCACCACGTAGTCCGAGTAGCCCTGCTCGTTGAACAGCTTGTGCAGCTCGGCCAGGGCAGCGGCCGTATTGTCGCCCTCCGGCTTCACCTTGCCGATCACCTCCATGAACGTTTCGTAAAAGTCCTCGATCGTGAACGGCGGGAAGCCGGCCTCGGTTAGCCGCTCCCTCGATTTGGACGCATACTCGTAGAACTTTTGAAACTCGTCCTTGTTCCGCACCAGGTACTCGAGGTACGCGTACGCGAACGCGCGGAAGAAGCAGTTGCCGTCCGGCCGGCTGCGCCGTATCGCCCGGTACTTGGTGGAGAGATCCTTAATCTTTGATATGTACACCGGATCGTCCAGGTACTCCTGGTTGAGGCTGGCGATCGGTTGCGACTCACTGACTAGCGGATTGGAATGAGCAATCtggaaggaaaacaacaacacacaacgaAAGAGAAAACGAAATCGATTATGACCTATGACGACGATAatcaatgatgatgatgttgatgataaGGAAACCCCTAAAATTCACCGTCACACCATCCcttcgccacacacacacacaccaacacacacctCTTGTTCAATTTCGCGCTGCTGTTTTATAATCAGCTCGTCCTGATTCTCTTctgattttgcatttttgctaccgctactgctgctgccgctgccgctgctgctactgctgctctcGGAGTTGCTCATGCTGTGCCGACACGGGCGTTTCGAGGGGGGAAAAGTTTCCTTTTCCGTTTGTTTGCCAATCGCCAACGTCTATCACCAGCACGGAATGGATTAAGTTGCTTTCCTGTTCAAAGTAAAGCTAAATTCGCACCAACAATTGGCAGGACACTTTTGCACCAAACGTTACGGGCGCTTCAGGCGGCAGACATTTTACCAAcaaacactcactcacacacacgcacgcacacagagcACCTGCAaaatgtgagtgtgtatgtgtgtgtagagcAGGTCGGGTAAAACAAGTGAATGTGACAGCGAACAACTGGTCCGTTTGAAATGCGAATaatattgattaaaattaaagaaaaaaaaagcatttgacTGATTTTAAGTCGTGGAAGTCCAAAAGTAAAAAATGAGCTTCATACCAAATTTATTTGCTAAGCATAAACTGCAATACATACcagaatcatttcaaagattttcAATATGGCTTTCAAATTTACATAATGTACGACCTCTCCAACCGACGATTGCGTTTTTGCGTTCTACGACTAATATATATTTTGGGCTTTTTTTGCTATTATTGCAACGTAAATATTCCTTATTTACCATATctaatcatttttattgatgAAGGGAATTTAACGCATTTTAAGAAATTGTTTAAAGATTTCAAACACATCAAAATACATGACAAAACCTTAGCAAAGCCAATTAAAACTAAGAAATTAATTCATGGTAATAGTTTATCATAAAAACTCTGATAAAATagttatattaattattttacttaaAATTGTAGCTATTTCGCAACCTCTTTTTCAAATCCCAAGAGTGCGTTTCCCAAAACGCACACGTTGACAGTTGTGATCCAACCGCCAAACaggaaaacaagcaaacgTCAGCGCAACGCAGCGCTCAAGACAGCCCGCTGCTGTCATGTTCTTTTCCGGTTTGATTCTCGAACGTGTAAGTAGTGTTATTGCCGAGtcggttgtttctttttaggAATTTTCGTGTTAAATAGGTAAACAGAAGCGAAAATTATCGCTGAATCGCTGGCGGCACATATCCACCATCGAACAAAGGACTTCCGTAAGCGTGCCGACCAGTTGCGGCCGGTTTGCGCCGAGGATGAAAAATCGTTTACACGGGGGAATGATGCGACCGGATCggggctgctggtgctgctgcgagGCGTATCTGTCAGACCGCTGCCGGGGGCTTTCTGGCCGGAAAGCATCCGAGCCTGCCGTTGCCTGTGCTACCCCGAAAGTGCCTTGGTTTCAGTGATGATGCCGGATTATTTGTGTATTTTGCTAGAGAAATGTGCAGTCGCTAATCTCGcaattgtgtgtgcgtgtgtgcttggATCGTTACAGATTAGCTTACAATGAGAACCATCAACTCTAACCAGTCGGTGCTCGTACCGAAGGATGTGTCGGTGAAGGTGAAGGCCCGCATGGTGACGGTGAAGGGCCCGCGCGGAACGCTCGTCAAGAACTTCCGCCATCTGCCCATCGACGTCTACCGAGTGCACCGCAAGAAGGTGACGGTGGAGAAGTGGTTCGGCTCCAAGAAGGAGCTGGCCGCCGTCCGCACCGTCTGCTCGCACATCGAGAACATGATCAAGGGTAAgtagcgcgcgtgtgtgtgtgtgtgtccgccgtgtgaaatgtaaacaaaatctCATCGAAAAGAGTCTAATTGCGGAtgtttctctcgctctctttctcttgcagGTGTCACCAAGGGATTCCAGTACAAGATGCGTGCTGTACATGCTCACTTCCCGATCAACTGCGTGATCAGTGAGAACAACACGCTGGTGGAGATCCGTAACTTCCTCGGCGAGAAGCACATCCGTCGCGTGAAGATGCAGCCGGGCGTGACCGTGGTGAACTCCGCCAAGCAGAAGGACGAGCTGGTGCTCGAGGGTAACGACATCGAAGCGGTCTCCCTGTCCGCCGCCCTCATCCAGCAGTCGACGACCGTCCACAACAAGGATATCCGTAAGTTCTTGGACGGTCTGTACGTTTCCGAGAAGACGACAGTGGTACAGGACGAGGAATAAGTTGTAACATTGTTGTAAGCGAAAGTAAACGgaatgaagcagcagcagaaaacaaaGTGGGGGTGGCCCGTGAGAGATGGAAACTAAATCGGtattggtgtttgttttttttctgttttctgttcGTAATGTTCGTTTCGGTTTTTCGGTTCCAGAGTGTCTTTTTGTCTTCGGAGTGATATGTGTGATTTGTAGGTTTTGGGATAAAGGTGGATAATAGGTGCCGACGGAATTAGAGCAACAAATACAATCGAATTACAGGGAGAATGCGGCTCAAGATCGTCGTCGGAGGAAGCCATCGAATGGCCAAACACTTGAACAATGCAGAGGGAAATCATTTGACCAGAAATTGAGGCTTTATTCCCTCTTTAAGGACACAGTCGCTGTCCTCTTCTTAGGCCCTTGAGAATCTCAAGTGGTGGTAGGTCCTCTGCTACTTATCAATTGCACCTTATCGCCTATTCAGCATGTGAGGAACCTGCTTAAGCTTGAAAGAAGCAATGAACTGGCTGCGTTGATAGACATCATGTTACATTTTTCACAGAAAATGACTCTTTTAATTTATGGgacatttttcaaaaatagcCTAAGCTGTTTCCTCTATCGTGGAACAGCGTGTTGGTCATATTCAtacaatttttacattttcagatGAATATTGATATGGAAGATTAAATGTGGAATTCGTTTCTCGTTTACAAAACGCCAATCCTAATCATTCTCAATGCCAATAATCAAACATCTTgggatattttattttaaaaaaagtctCCCGCTTGAATTATCCGTTCGATTTAAAACGTAAACGTTGCCAACGTTTCGGGTCAACACATGCATTTAGAGCCATATTGAATTTGTCCCATGCAATTACATTGACATCCAACGACGCACTTTGTTTACCTATCTTTTTGCCGGCATTTCAGAGACCAAAAAATGcgaaaaatccaaaaaaaatcacaaaatccTTTCTAGCCAGTAAAAGGCTCAACTTTACGTCCATTTAATTGCATAATACGcgcaaaaatacattttccttGGTAATTCATATTTCCATTTTGAAAGATAACATCCACCCTGTGTCACCCTGTGGCGCAGCAAACAATGCCACCTACGTGTAAACGCTGCTGAATTTTTTCCGCTCTCCGTCAGTTACATTTGACAACTGGCACGCGGCTTCGGGGGAAAAAAGATGCTGAGCGgcacaaaatattgaaattggACGCTTTTCGAGGAAAAACCCATTCAATTTAGGCGCGCCACCGTAGTGTGAGTGCGTTCGTTTCTCGGTGCGTCGGATTTAGGGCGGCTGGTCGAAAGAAAGTGTGCAGTTGAACTCGGATTGAAAGAAATTTGGAGCTGAAAGCGGGCGGCGTTTATCGTTTGTGTGTATCGGCGTAGCATCGGTGCAGGTAGGTAGGTGTTCGGCGGGGATAGGcgggctgtgtgtgttattgttcttCTGCGCTCCTCGGGGGTAGACACCGGCGACGGGCGCAAAATGGCTTACCGCGTATAGAAATTGCACCCGTAAGCTATTTCCCGGAATGTGTGTGCTCGTCTCAGTCTTAGGAGCTGCGTCGCAGAAGGTtcagtggtgtggtggtgccAGCGTGTTAATTTCGGCgtcattgttttgtgttgcaatTGCAGACCACCGGCCAGTAGTATGGCGGACGGTAGACGGGAGCCGCCCCCGTATGGGCGCGATCGAATCCGCGGCTCGCTCGGATCCAACTCACCGTACGAAGGGGGCCGCGGCGGTGGCCATCCATCGATGCGTGGCGGTTATCCACCCCACGGTGGtcctggtggtgctggtggtggtgctggtgcctCATATCAAACTCAAGAGGTAAGGTTTCATTgacagaaaaaagcacaaaaacggCGGGAGCGCTCTAACAATCTTtgcttttgcgtttttttagCGTCGCCCGACATGGCGCAATCCTTCGCCCGGTCCGAGCGAAAGTCGCGACGCCGTACCGAGCACATCGGCCGCCGTTTCGACGCCGGCATTCAGCACAAACGTTCACGAACCACCACCCCAGCCACAGCCGAGCAGCAGCGGGCTGGGCAACATCGGGCGCCCACTGCATCGAGCGGCCGGACCACGCCGACGTCCGCTAGCCGACACGCTGCGTACCCGCGGGCCGGATGCACCCTCCAAACACGGCACCACCGGACAGCCGCTGCAGCTGCAGTCGAACTACTTCAAGCTGCTGAAGCGCGTCGACTGGACGCTCTACCACTACCAGGTGGAGATGGTCCCACCGTGCGCCAGTCCGCGCTTGATGCAGTCGCTCGTAAACGAGCACAAAAAACTGCTCGGCGGGTTCGTGTTCGACGGGGTGCAGCTCTTCACCGCCTGCAAGCTGTCGAACGATGAGCTGGTGCTGCACTCCCAGCACGACCGCACCGGCGACAAGTACGAGCTGCACATCCAGCGTGTGGCCGTCGTCGACATGACGGACGAGACGGGCATCCAGGTGCTGAATCTGATCCTGCGCCGGGCAATGAACGGGCTCAACCTGCAGCTGGTCGGGCGCAATCTGTACGATGCGGCGGCCAAAATTCCAATCCGCGAGTACCACATCGAGCTGTGGCCCGGGTACATCACGAGCATCCGGCAGCACGAGAACGAGGTGCTGGTGTGCTGCGAAATCGCCCACAAGACGATGCGCATGCAGACGTGCTACGACATTTTGCGCGAGTGTCAGCGGCACGATCGCAACTTCAAGGATGCGTTCCGGCGGGCGGTGATCGGGTGCGTGGTGCTGACCgggtacaacaacaaaacgtaCACGATTCACGACGTCACGTTCGAGACGACGCCGGAAAGTACGTTCGACACGAAGAATGGGAAGATTTCCTTCCTGGACTACTACAAGAACAAGTACAACTTGCGCATCCGCGACTCGTACCAGCCGATGCTGCTGTCCCGGGCGAAGAAGAAGGACACGCGGTCGGGCGACAGTGAGCTGATGGCACTGGTGCCGGAGCTGTGCCAGATGACGGGGCTGACCGATTCGATGCGCTCCGATTTCAAGTGAGTATTGGAGGCGATTGttcaaaatttgaatttaacgGACATTTTCTCAAACGGCCAAACCCATTTTTCTTGCTAGAATGATGCGAGCGATGGCGGATCATACGCGCCTCAATCCGGACCGGCGTATCGAACGGCTGGAAACGTTCAACCGGCGTCTGCAAACCTCCCCCGAAAGCCAAGAAGTGTTCAAGGTGTGGCAGATGGAGCTGGATCGCCGTCTGGTCGAGCTGCCGGGACGGTTGCTGCCGCAGGAGATGATCTTCTTTTCCACTACCTCGAAGTAAGCTTTTCGGGaggaaggtgtgtgtgtctcggtAACCATAGTAACGGCGGGGTTTTTCCCctttgtttgcctttctttctttcctttacCCGTTTCGTAGTGGTGTTCAGGCGGGTGAGAATGCGGACTGGACGGCACACTTCCGCGACAATCCGATGTTTGCGACGGTCCGGCTGAGCCGCTGGTATCTGATCGTGCCGAGCCGGTGCCAGCGGGAGGCGGGCGATTTCCTCAACTGCATGATCACGGCCGCCCGCGGCATGCGGTTCGAAATTAGCAACTGCGAGATGGTCCCCATGCCGGACGACAGCCCCGGCACGTACATACGCACGCTGGACGCAATCATCAACCGGGATCCGCAGATGATCATGTGCGTGGTGTCGAACAGCAAGTCGGACCGGTACACCGCCATCAAGAAGAAGTGCTGCGTGGAGCGGGCCATCCCGACGCAGATCATGGTGCAGAAAACGATCACGCCGAAGAGTGGCAACGTGCGCACGCTCATGTCGGTCGCGACCAAGGTCGTCATCCAGATGAACTGCAAGCTGGGCGGTGTGCCGTGGAAGGTGAAGATTCCGCTGAACGGGCTGATGACGATCGGGTTCGACGTGTGTCACGATTCGAAGGACAAGAGCAAATCGTTCGGTGCGATGGTGGCGACGCTCGATCACGACAACCGCGGCACGCCCAAATTCTTCTCCACCGTCAGCCACCACTCGAGCGGAGAGGAAATTTCCAACTATCTGCCGCTCAACACGGTCAAGGCGCTGAACGAGTATCGGCGCGAGTTTGGCGAGCTACCTAAGCGTATTATCTTCTACCGGGACGGTGTGAGCGACGGGCAGCTGCAGTACATCTACGACCACGAGGTGCGGTCGCTGGTAGAGAAGCTGGGCCAGATCTACAAGTCGGCCGGCATCGAGCAGGACGTGCTGCTGACGTTCTTCATCGTGAACAAGCGCATCAACACGCGGTTCTTCGACCATCGGCTGAACCCGCGCCCGGGCACGGTGGTGGATAATGTAGTGACCCTGCCGCAGCGGTAAGTAgaacggagagagagagatgcttTTTGTCATGTACTTACGATTATGTCTTCTGTTTTGTTGCAGCACCGATTTCTACCTCGTCTCCCAGTCGGTGAAGCAGGGCACGGTATCGCCCACCGCGTACAACGTCATCTACGACACGTCCGGGCTGAAGATCGACCACCTGCAGATGCTGTCGTACAAACAGTGCCACCTGTACTACAACTGGTCCGGTACGACCCGGGTGCCGGCGGTGTGCCAGTACGCGCACAAGCTATCGTTCCTAGTAGGCCAGTATCTGCACCAGACGCCTAGCAACATGCTCGAAAAGAAGCTCTATTTCCTGTagatggatgtgtgtgtgagcgtgtgagTGCACGCGAATGTAGTTGAGTAGGCGCGCAGGCTGCTCGCCGTTGTTTGTGACATGGCAAAGCGCATGGAGGTCGGAAAGGGGCGCATCTTCATAacctttcttctcttctttgcGTTATCCCTTGCTATCGGGAAAGCAAATTTAGGACtcagttttatttcttttcttcaacTAAACGACGCCGTCGCCGTGAAATATAGGGACTATTGGAGGGCAGTCTGGAAAGTCCCACAGTGCAGCGAAAGAAGGGTAGTTAACTTTTAGGAATTCTTAGATATGGAAATGTGAACTTTCCGGAAAGCATTTCCGGTCGAAATTGCGATCGAACGGAGAGCGCAAGAAACGTCATGGAGATTATAGTCTTTGCGCGAGCGCGGCTTAAAACCCCCTCTTTAGTATGTATAAATAGGCAGGAAAGTTAGTGCCGAA
Proteins encoded:
- the LOC120959758 gene encoding U5 small nuclear ribonucleoprotein 40 kDa protein; translation: MNTSAVKRPSDALVPVVNPKKSRTDIVAYTAKDKQLLEQNVERTSGLLGPIMLLEGHGGEIFSTEFHPEGEHLLSTGFDRQIFLWKVYDECENVGVLSGHSGAVMEAHFSPDGSNIYTCATDKVVGVWDVPTCTRIRKLKGHTHFVNSCSGARRGPTLIVSGSDDASIKIWDARKRHVVSTFDNTYQVTAVCFNDTAEQVVSGGIDNEIKVWDIRKKEILYRLRGHTDTVTGLSLSPDGSYVLSNSMDNTLRIWDIRPYVPAERCVKVFTGHQHNFEKNLLRCAWSPDGLKISAGSADRFVYIWDTTSRRILYKLPGHNGSVNDIDFHPTEPIIVSGSSDKTLYLGEIEA
- the LOC120959761 gene encoding 60S ribosomal protein L9, yielding MRTINSNQSVLVPKDVSVKVKARMVTVKGPRGTLVKNFRHLPIDVYRVHRKKVTVEKWFGSKKELAAVRTVCSHIENMIKGVTKGFQYKMRAVHAHFPINCVISENNTLVEIRNFLGEKHIRRVKMQPGVTVVNSAKQKDELVLEGNDIEAVSLSAALIQQSTTVHNKDIRKFLDGLYVSEKTTVVQDEE
- the LOC120959757 gene encoding protein aubergine; this encodes MADGRREPPPYGRDRIRGSLGSNSPYEGGRGGGHPSMRGGYPPHGGPGGAGGGAGASYQTQERRPTWRNPSPGPSESRDAVPSTSAAVSTPAFSTNVHEPPPQPQPSSSGLGNIGRPLHRAAGPRRRPLADTLRTRGPDAPSKHGTTGQPLQLQSNYFKLLKRVDWTLYHYQVEMVPPCASPRLMQSLVNEHKKLLGGFVFDGVQLFTACKLSNDELVLHSQHDRTGDKYELHIQRVAVVDMTDETGIQVLNLILRRAMNGLNLQLVGRNLYDAAAKIPIREYHIELWPGYITSIRQHENEVLVCCEIAHKTMRMQTCYDILRECQRHDRNFKDAFRRAVIGCVVLTGYNNKTYTIHDVTFETTPESTFDTKNGKISFLDYYKNKYNLRIRDSYQPMLLSRAKKKDTRSGDSELMALVPELCQMTGLTDSMRSDFKMMRAMADHTRLNPDRRIERLETFNRRLQTSPESQEVFKVWQMELDRRLVELPGRLLPQEMIFFSTTSNGVQAGENADWTAHFRDNPMFATVRLSRWYLIVPSRCQREAGDFLNCMITAARGMRFEISNCEMVPMPDDSPGTYIRTLDAIINRDPQMIMCVVSNSKSDRYTAIKKKCCVERAIPTQIMVQKTITPKSGNVRTLMSVATKVVIQMNCKLGGVPWKVKIPLNGLMTIGFDVCHDSKDKSKSFGAMVATLDHDNRGTPKFFSTVSHHSSGEEISNYLPLNTVKALNEYRREFGELPKRIIFYRDGVSDGQLQYIYDHEVRSLVEKLGQIYKSAGIEQDVLLTFFIVNKRINTRFFDHRLNPRPGTVVDNVVTLPQRTDFYLVSQSVKQGTVSPTAYNVIYDTSGLKIDHLQMLSYKQCHLYYNWSGTTRVPAVCQYAHKLSFLVGQYLHQTPSNMLEKKLYFL
- the LOC120959760 gene encoding ubiquitin thioesterase otubain-like; its protein translation is MSNSESSSSSSGSGSSSSGSKNAKSEENQDELIIKQQREIEQEIAHSNPLVSESQPIASLNQEYLDDPVYISKIKDLSTKYRAIRRSRPDGNCFFRAFAYAYLEYLVRNKDEFQKFYEYASKSRERLTEAGFPPFTIEDFYETFMEVIGKVKPEGDNTAAALAELHKLFNEQGYSDYVVVYLRLITSSHLQEKADFYQNFIDGNITIVEFCHQEVEPMYKESDHIHIIAICSALDAGVRVEYMDRGDGNQVIAHDFPDGFKPNVYLLYRPGHYDILYPNHGEA